In the genome of Eggerthella sp. YY7918, one region contains:
- a CDS encoding S1C family serine protease, with product MTDTHNTTPGSTPTPPAPGENHAQHTSSMGQQPYYQQSSQSTYQPQSTYHTPGSVSVEKKSHGLRTFLIAFAGAALACAIGFGGFLAWQSTTGGVVGGDSGSHDGGQQTQLGAQSSNSVDANDEDLTLPEAVAKKSLPSVVAIDVYTNQSSMGGFYGYGSGANSGSDASTLTQSSLGSGVVLTQDGYIITNNHVVEGGDAFKVTIEGEQYDAEVVGTDPSSDLAVIKAKDASNLKPIEVGDSDSLIIGEWVMTIGSPFGLEQSVATGIVSATSRSQIMDSGTNPYTGQSGEPTIYANLIQTDAAINPGNSGGALVDADGKLIGINTLITSYSGNYSGVGFAIPVNYATNIAQQIIDGKTPTHAQLGVSLSTVNAQNAQRYGLPVESGAYVSRVYPDSGAAAAGIEVGDIVTKFDGQNVASASELMLDIRAKNPGDKVTLEVNRNGETKQIEVTLGSDESSQSASTQQQSGSQESLLDRLFGSSTNDQAA from the coding sequence ATGACCGATACGCATAACACCACTCCTGGCAGCACCCCTACGCCGCCGGCGCCGGGCGAAAATCACGCCCAGCACACATCATCTATGGGCCAGCAGCCCTACTATCAGCAGTCATCGCAGTCGACCTATCAGCCGCAGTCGACGTATCACACGCCGGGCTCTGTTTCGGTTGAGAAAAAGTCGCACGGCCTGCGCACCTTTTTGATTGCGTTTGCCGGAGCGGCGTTGGCCTGCGCCATTGGATTTGGCGGTTTTCTCGCCTGGCAGTCCACCACGGGCGGTGTCGTTGGTGGCGACAGTGGCTCTCACGACGGGGGCCAGCAGACCCAACTGGGAGCTCAAAGTTCCAACTCGGTAGATGCTAACGACGAAGATCTTACGCTTCCCGAAGCCGTGGCTAAAAAGTCGCTTCCTTCGGTTGTCGCTATCGACGTGTACACCAACCAATCGTCTATGGGCGGTTTCTACGGCTATGGTTCGGGCGCAAACAGCGGATCGGATGCAAGCACGCTCACGCAGTCTTCGCTTGGTAGCGGTGTTGTGCTCACGCAAGACGGCTACATCATCACCAACAATCATGTGGTCGAAGGCGGCGACGCCTTTAAGGTGACCATCGAAGGCGAGCAGTATGACGCGGAAGTTGTTGGCACTGACCCCAGCTCTGACCTGGCCGTTATTAAGGCTAAGGACGCAAGTAACCTCAAGCCCATCGAGGTGGGCGACTCCGATAGCCTCATCATTGGCGAGTGGGTTATGACCATCGGCAGCCCGTTTGGCCTTGAGCAGTCCGTCGCCACCGGTATTGTGTCGGCCACAAGCCGCTCGCAGATCATGGACAGCGGCACCAACCCCTACACAGGTCAATCTGGCGAGCCCACTATTTACGCGAACCTCATCCAGACCGATGCGGCCATTAACCCGGGCAACTCCGGCGGCGCGCTCGTCGACGCTGACGGCAAGCTCATCGGCATCAACACGCTTATCACCTCGTATTCTGGCAACTACTCCGGCGTTGGTTTTGCTATCCCGGTGAACTACGCCACCAACATCGCGCAGCAGATCATCGACGGCAAGACTCCCACCCATGCGCAACTCGGTGTGTCGCTTTCCACGGTGAACGCGCAAAACGCTCAGCGTTATGGCCTGCCGGTTGAAAGTGGAGCCTACGTATCTCGTGTGTATCCCGATTCTGGTGCAGCGGCTGCCGGTATTGAAGTGGGAGACATCGTCACGAAGTTCGACGGTCAGAACGTCGCCTCTGCAAGCGAGCTTATGCTGGACATTCGCGCAAAAAATCCCGGCGATAAGGTGACCTTGGAAGTGAATCGCAATGGCGAAACGAAGCAGATAGAAGTGACGCTTGGTTCTGACGAATCCAGCCAAAGCGCTTCGACTCAGCAACAGAGCGGCTCGCAGGAATCTCTTCTCGACCGTCTCTTCGGCAGCAGCACGAACGACCAGGCGGCGTAA
- the pyrH gene encoding UMP kinase, translating into MSEDYRYKRVLLKLSGEALAGDVGYGIDPKVVDDLADEIADIVRDGVQLAVVVGGGNIFRGLAGSAEGMDRAQADYIGMLATVMNALALQDAFERHGIFSRVQSAINMQEVSEPYIRRRAIRHLEKGRVVILAAGTGNPYFTTDTTAALRACELDVDVLMKATKVDGVYDSDPKKNPDAVRFDTISYMDVLSKGLNVMDSTATSLCMDNNLPMIVFDLTVKGNISRALKGENVGTTVE; encoded by the coding sequence ATGTCGGAGGACTATCGATACAAGCGCGTGCTTCTAAAGCTGTCGGGCGAAGCGCTGGCGGGCGATGTGGGCTATGGCATCGATCCGAAAGTGGTCGATGATTTGGCAGATGAAATTGCCGATATCGTGCGCGATGGCGTGCAGCTTGCGGTGGTTGTGGGCGGCGGCAATATCTTCCGCGGCCTGGCTGGCTCGGCTGAGGGCATGGACCGCGCGCAGGCCGACTACATCGGCATGCTTGCGACGGTCATGAACGCGCTTGCCTTGCAAGATGCGTTTGAGCGTCATGGCATTTTCTCGCGTGTGCAAAGCGCTATCAACATGCAGGAAGTATCTGAGCCCTACATTCGTCGTCGCGCCATTCGTCACCTCGAAAAGGGGCGCGTCGTCATCTTGGCTGCAGGCACGGGCAATCCCTACTTCACCACCGATACGACGGCCGCCCTGCGTGCGTGCGAACTCGATGTGGATGTGCTCATGAAGGCCACCAAGGTCGATGGCGTGTACGACAGCGATCCCAAGAAGAATCCGGATGCGGTACGCTTCGACACGATCAGCTATATGGACGTGCTTTCGAAAGGCCTCAACGTCATGGATTCGACGGCCACGTCTTTGTGCATGGACAACAACTTGCCGATGATCGTGTTCGATCTGACGGTCAAGGGAAACATTTCGCGCGCTTTGAAGGGCGAAAACGTAGGAACCACGGTAGAATAG
- a CDS encoding isoprenyl transferase gives MNKPLDYIFPNPPADLDPTLLDSAAVPEHVAVIMDGNGRWAKERGKNRLFGHKAGIEAVRETIRCASDVGVRYLTIYSFSSENWKRPQDEVIGLMNLFATTMLAEVDGLHEEHVRVMTIGRTDALPKKTRDAFDAAWEKTKNNDGMTLVVAVNYGSRVELLDAVRSYMDEAHAALREGRAPEELTEESFARHLYTADIPDPDLLIRTSGEMRVSNFLLWQIAYAEFVCTEVLWPDFDRYEFLRALLEFQGRDRRFGAVK, from the coding sequence TTGAACAAGCCGCTCGACTACATATTCCCAAATCCGCCGGCGGACCTCGATCCGACGTTGCTCGACTCTGCGGCGGTGCCGGAGCATGTGGCCGTCATCATGGACGGCAACGGGCGTTGGGCGAAGGAGCGCGGGAAGAACCGTCTGTTCGGGCATAAGGCCGGCATCGAGGCGGTGCGCGAGACCATTCGCTGCGCATCCGACGTGGGTGTGCGCTACCTGACCATCTATTCGTTCTCGTCCGAGAATTGGAAGCGGCCGCAGGACGAGGTTATCGGCCTCATGAACCTGTTTGCCACCACGATGCTTGCCGAGGTGGACGGGCTGCACGAGGAGCACGTGCGCGTCATGACCATCGGCCGCACCGATGCATTGCCGAAAAAGACGCGCGATGCGTTTGACGCTGCGTGGGAGAAGACGAAGAACAACGACGGCATGACGCTGGTTGTGGCGGTCAATTACGGTTCGCGTGTAGAGCTGCTTGACGCGGTGCGTTCCTACATGGACGAGGCGCATGCCGCCCTGCGCGAGGGGCGCGCACCTGAGGAACTTACCGAGGAGTCGTTTGCGCGTCATCTTTATACGGCCGATATTCCCGACCCTGATCTGCTCATTCGTACGAGTGGCGAGATGCGCGTGTCGAACTTTCTTCTGTGGCAGATTGCTTACGCGGAGTTCGTGTGTACCGAGGTGCTGTGGCCCGATTTCGATCGTTACGAGTTTTTGCGTGCACTTTTGGAATTCCAAGGGCGTGACCGCCGGTTTGGGGCGGTGAAGTAA
- the frr gene encoding ribosome recycling factor: protein MVNDILEQAEGRMQKALSSLGDAFGSVRTGRANAMVLDRIKVDYYGVPTPVNQMAGIKTPDAHMLVIEPWDKGVLGAIEHAILESDLGVTPSNDGTVIRLPFPSLTEERRRELVKQCKTYAEEARVAVRKARQDANAAIERAVKEESLPEDDERRAQADVQKLTDKYVAEVDEAFKKKEAEVMEI, encoded by the coding sequence ATGGTGAACGATATTCTTGAACAGGCTGAGGGACGCATGCAAAAGGCCCTTTCATCGCTCGGCGATGCATTCGGTTCCGTGCGTACCGGACGTGCCAACGCCATGGTGCTCGATCGCATCAAGGTGGATTATTACGGAGTGCCTACGCCGGTCAACCAAATGGCGGGCATCAAGACGCCCGACGCGCACATGCTGGTCATCGAGCCTTGGGATAAAGGCGTTCTCGGCGCCATCGAGCACGCCATCCTCGAGAGCGATTTGGGTGTGACGCCCTCCAACGACGGTACGGTTATTCGTCTGCCGTTCCCTTCGCTTACCGAAGAGCGTCGTCGTGAACTGGTGAAGCAGTGCAAGACGTACGCCGAAGAAGCTCGTGTGGCCGTGCGTAAAGCTCGCCAAGACGCCAATGCCGCCATTGAGCGTGCGGTCAAAGAGGAAAGCCTTCCTGAAGACGACGAACGTCGTGCCCAGGCCGACGTCCAAAAGCTCACCGACAAATACGTCGCTGAAGTTGATGAAGCCTTCAAGAAGAAGGAAGCGGAAGTGATGGAGATCTAG
- a CDS encoding phosphatidate cytidylyltransferase, producing MASASKAAERKRTEKLKEFAQDKTPKKLKNPTNFQVRFRTGFIYITVSVVCILVSEWTTLALLVATAGITAGEFYYMLRSDAKLPNEMLGIIAAMLYPISVFFLGMEGALFVSLALLLALIVWYVFWMRARVPDVGVSFFGAAYCGMLLSGVVVVRSALPDPWGGLLVLCLFLSVWGNDSFAYLVGSKFGKHKLAPRTSPKKSWEGFFAGLVASAVFWCVMTFIPGVSMSIPEAIVFGLISGLMGVLGDLAESRIKRNSGFKDSGTIMPGHGGLLDRCDALFLVAITSAILLVGSGAIPYVV from the coding sequence GTGGCTTCGGCCAGCAAGGCTGCCGAGCGTAAGCGCACCGAGAAACTCAAGGAATTCGCGCAGGATAAAACGCCCAAGAAACTGAAGAACCCTACGAACTTCCAAGTGCGTTTTCGTACAGGATTCATTTACATCACCGTGTCGGTGGTGTGCATCCTCGTAAGCGAATGGACCACGCTTGCTCTGCTTGTGGCGACGGCGGGCATCACGGCTGGTGAGTTCTATTACATGTTGCGTTCAGATGCCAAGCTGCCCAACGAAATGCTGGGCATCATTGCTGCCATGCTCTATCCGATAAGCGTATTTTTCCTCGGCATGGAAGGCGCGCTGTTTGTGAGCCTTGCGCTGCTTTTGGCACTTATCGTATGGTACGTATTTTGGATGCGGGCGCGCGTTCCCGATGTGGGAGTGAGCTTCTTTGGCGCGGCCTACTGCGGTATGTTGCTGTCGGGTGTGGTGGTGGTTCGCTCGGCGTTGCCCGATCCCTGGGGCGGCCTTTTGGTGCTGTGCCTGTTTTTGAGCGTATGGGGCAACGATTCGTTTGCGTATCTGGTGGGCAGCAAGTTCGGCAAACATAAGCTCGCGCCGCGTACGAGTCCGAAAAAGAGCTGGGAAGGATTCTTTGCGGGACTTGTGGCTTCTGCCGTGTTCTGGTGTGTGATGACGTTTATTCCCGGCGTGTCGATGTCCATCCCTGAAGCAATCGTGTTTGGTCTGATCAGCGGTCTTATGGGGGTGCTTGGCGACTTGGCCGAAAGCCGCATCAAGCGCAATTCCGGGTTTAAAGATTCCGGCACCATCATGCCGGGCCATGGCGGTTTGCTCGATCGATGCGACGCGCTCTTTTTGGTGGCGATCACTTCGGCGATTCTTCTCGTTGGTAGCGGCGCAATCCCTTACGTTGTCTAA
- the dxr gene encoding 1-deoxy-D-xylulose-5-phosphate reductoisomerase, translating to MSATRRIVVLGSTGSIGTQTLDVVRQHADKLDVVGLAVGTRADELLVQAREFDVRHLAVGDERLANEAVADELRSVILSEANEASAVESRAVFVTEGSEPSLGFGAEAVVDLVRLPEADLVVNALVGAAGLRASYETLRAGKVLALANKESLVVGGDLIMPLAAQVDARRSAEGLAPASGPAGALMPIDSEHGAIYQCLLGEDAREVSRLWVTASGGPFRGRTRDELASITPAQALAHPTWNMGAKISIDSSTLMNKGLEVIEAHHLFAMDYDKISVVVQPQSAIHSMVEFTDGSVKAHLGTTDMRIPIQFALSYPERWNAPVEPLDFRTLGTLEFAAPDEDTFRCLALARHAGKVGGTLPCVMNAANEVAVAAFLAKEGSYLGIAACVEAVMNAHERAGVQRVESLEQLEELDAWSRTEARKNLR from the coding sequence ATGAGCGCAACTCGTCGCATCGTTGTTTTGGGATCCACCGGATCAATCGGCACGCAGACGCTTGATGTGGTGCGGCAGCATGCCGACAAGCTAGATGTGGTGGGGCTTGCCGTTGGTACACGAGCCGATGAGCTGCTGGTGCAAGCACGCGAATTTGACGTGCGCCATCTGGCGGTGGGCGACGAGCGCTTGGCGAACGAAGCCGTGGCCGACGAGCTGCGCTCTGTCATTCTGAGTGAAGCGAACGAAGCGAGTGCCGTCGAATCCCGCGCGGTGTTTGTGACAGAAGGTTCTGAGCCGTCGCTCGGCTTTGGCGCCGAAGCGGTGGTTGACCTCGTGCGTCTTCCGGAGGCCGACCTTGTGGTGAACGCCCTTGTGGGAGCTGCCGGTCTTCGTGCGAGCTACGAAACGTTGCGTGCGGGTAAGGTGCTCGCGCTTGCCAACAAAGAATCGCTCGTGGTGGGCGGCGACCTTATCATGCCGCTCGCTGCCCAGGTTGATGCGCGGCGCAGCGCGGAAGGCCTGGCCCCCGCAAGCGGTCCGGCGGGTGCGCTCATGCCTATCGACTCCGAACATGGTGCCATTTACCAATGCCTTCTTGGCGAAGACGCGCGCGAGGTGTCGCGTTTGTGGGTGACGGCATCGGGCGGCCCCTTCCGCGGCCGCACGCGCGACGAGCTGGCGAGCATCACACCTGCCCAGGCGCTTGCGCATCCTACGTGGAACATGGGTGCAAAGATATCCATCGATTCGTCCACACTCATGAACAAGGGGCTTGAGGTTATCGAAGCGCACCACCTGTTTGCCATGGACTACGACAAGATCAGCGTTGTCGTACAGCCGCAGAGTGCCATTCATTCGATGGTGGAATTTACCGACGGCAGCGTGAAAGCGCACCTCGGCACCACAGATATGCGCATTCCCATTCAGTTTGCGCTCAGCTATCCCGAGCGCTGGAACGCGCCGGTCGAACCGCTTGATTTTCGCACGCTCGGTACCCTTGAGTTTGCCGCACCCGATGAAGATACGTTTCGTTGTCTCGCCCTCGCACGCCATGCGGGGAAGGTGGGCGGTACGCTGCCGTGCGTCATGAACGCCGCGAACGAGGTGGCCGTCGCTGCCTTCTTGGCGAAAGAGGGATCCTACCTCGGCATTGCCGCCTGTGTCGAAGCCGTTATGAATGCCCACGAACGTGCCGGTGTCCAGCGGGTTGAAAGTCTCGAACAGCTCGAAGAACTCGATGCGTGGTCGCGCACCGAAGCGCGCAAAAACCTCCGATAG